One Flavobacteriales bacterium DNA window includes the following coding sequences:
- a CDS encoding AMP-binding protein, with protein sequence MRFCFNKKEFVEKEIEADKLAVIGEDFSLTWRAFNARVDELITVLEQNECHQLGTPVIIYGHKSANMLVAIYALMKLKITYIPVDVIYPLERIEKIKTTVDSQLIINTTEETLAIDGINQISLLKTNIKTSKLVNETLIKEEQSDPVVYIIFTSGSTGEPKGVQISSEAVQSFVRWMGGTDFNFSTKDTFINTALLSFDLSVFEVMTFAHLGATIMLNSSAQGANPSVLMERIEQYNGSIWVSTPSFALTYARIKDTKRFQSITTFLFCGEVLPNALVKKLFSNYSFARVINTYGPTEATVATTVVEITPEILEEQDPLPVGKVKEETEILIEDKEIIIVGPNVSIGYVNNKALNDQKFRMINHQRAFKTGDQGYLENGYLYFYGRNDDLVKLHGYRIELNEITGAFNNLDYVVYAETLPLKRKGITKKIASFIQLEEEGSYSVEQLKAELSKTLPHYMIPGDVILVDKIPLNQNGKVDKKELLSLYLNKG encoded by the coding sequence ATGAGATTTTGTTTTAATAAAAAAGAATTTGTAGAGAAGGAAATCGAAGCCGATAAGTTGGCAGTAATTGGAGAAGATTTTTCATTAACTTGGAGAGCGTTTAATGCCAGGGTTGATGAATTAATAACTGTTCTTGAACAAAATGAATGCCATCAATTGGGAACCCCAGTTATTATATATGGACATAAGAGTGCTAATATGTTAGTCGCTATATATGCCCTTATGAAATTGAAAATCACTTATATTCCAGTAGATGTAATTTATCCTCTAGAAAGAATTGAGAAAATAAAGACGACAGTAGATAGTCAATTAATTATTAACACAACAGAAGAGACGTTAGCTATCGATGGAATAAATCAGATTAGCCTCTTAAAAACAAATATAAAGACAAGTAAACTGGTTAATGAAACCTTGATTAAAGAGGAACAATCAGACCCTGTTGTCTATATTATTTTTACTTCTGGTAGTACAGGAGAACCTAAGGGAGTTCAAATATCATCAGAAGCAGTTCAGTCATTTGTCCGTTGGATGGGTGGGACAGATTTTAACTTTTCAACCAAAGATACATTCATCAATACAGCGTTATTAAGTTTTGATTTATCAGTATTTGAAGTCATGACTTTTGCTCATCTAGGAGCAACAATAATGTTGAACAGTAGTGCGCAAGGAGCCAATCCATCCGTCTTAATGGAAAGAATAGAGCAATACAATGGTAGTATTTGGGTTTCTACTCCATCTTTTGCTTTGACCTATGCAAGAATTAAAGATACTAAAAGGTTTCAATCAATAACTACTTTCCTTTTTTGTGGAGAGGTATTACCTAATGCATTGGTTAAGAAGTTGTTTTCAAATTATAGTTTTGCCCGTGTTATCAATACGTATGGTCCAACAGAAGCTACAGTTGCAACAACAGTAGTAGAAATAACGCCAGAAATATTAGAAGAACAAGATCCATTGCCAGTAGGAAAAGTAAAAGAGGAAACAGAAATCTTAATAGAAGATAAGGAAATTATTATTGTAGGACCCAATGTTTCAATAGGATATGTCAATAATAAAGCACTCAATGACCAAAAGTTTAGAATGATTAATCATCAAAGAGCTTTTAAAACAGGAGATCAAGGATATTTAGAAAATGGTTATTTATACTTTTATGGTAGAAATGATGATTTGGTTAAATTACACGGTTATAGAATAGAATTAAATGAAATAACTGGGGCTTTTAATAATCTGGATTATGTAGTCTATGCAGAAACCCTTCCTTTAAAGCGTAAGGGGATAACTAAAAAAATAGCCAGTTTTATCCAGCTAGAAGAAGAAGGAAGTTATTCAGTGGAACAGCTAAAAGCGGAATTGTCCAAAACACTACCGCATTATATGATTCCTGGAGATG
- a CDS encoding D-alanyl-lipoteichoic acid biosynthesis protein DltD, with amino-acid sequence MAKFFKVHFLSLIISLGVLLVAYFLLPSSAVKLVINEENKTAEQITVSGVFPNLNGDEQNIIDYLASIQNTNQLTLFGSSEFNYTPYATYKFFPNKMGRQVLGIGHAHHQHLSILIELLAATEYLDNSKVCIFLSPGWFQGGGTNSSAFVEFAKPELLSKIIANNEIDEAYKHYIGQYIAQNKQNFDPVPKEYSYLSELYLSRPKSWWNNLKYNVDLKLKKIVGYTYYINKVNYTIKPKNELVSQWEGSLSDTALKVQETFLKAITNNKLIVEDEYYTKYLIDENGKERSSTVESIAINANEEYRDFKMVVKYLSEKNINASFIIQPLNPHYFVGLERLNPIMDSITSQLKENKIPYYNMFVDSKENYEPGVLRDVMHLGDYGWMKVNQYIDSLYYGS; translated from the coding sequence ATGGCTAAATTTTTTAAAGTACACTTCTTATCATTGATTATAAGCCTAGGAGTGTTGTTGGTTGCCTATTTTTTACTGCCATCAAGTGCCGTGAAATTAGTGATAAATGAAGAAAATAAAACAGCTGAACAAATAACGGTTAGTGGAGTGTTTCCCAACTTAAATGGAGATGAGCAGAATATAATCGATTATTTGGCAAGTATTCAAAATACCAATCAACTGACGCTGTTTGGTTCTTCAGAGTTTAATTATACTCCCTATGCTACTTATAAATTTTTTCCAAATAAAATGGGAAGACAAGTCTTGGGAATTGGTCATGCACATCACCAACATTTAAGCATTCTAATTGAATTATTAGCAGCAACAGAATATCTAGACAATTCTAAAGTTTGTATATTTCTTAGTCCAGGTTGGTTTCAAGGAGGAGGAACCAATTCAAGTGCTTTCGTAGAGTTTGCTAAGCCAGAACTTTTAAGTAAAATTATAGCCAACAATGAAATAGATGAAGCTTATAAGCATTATATAGGTCAGTATATCGCTCAAAATAAACAAAATTTTGACCCTGTACCCAAAGAGTATAGTTACTTATCAGAATTATACCTTTCACGCCCAAAGTCATGGTGGAATAACTTGAAATATAATGTTGATTTGAAGCTAAAAAAAATAGTAGGCTACACCTATTACATTAACAAGGTTAATTATACTATAAAGCCCAAAAACGAACTCGTTAGTCAATGGGAGGGAAGCTTAAGTGATACTGCACTTAAAGTTCAAGAAACATTCTTAAAAGCGATCACCAACAATAAACTAATTGTAGAAGATGAGTATTATACAAAGTATTTAATTGATGAAAATGGAAAAGAACGATCTTCTACTGTTGAAAGTATAGCTATAAATGCCAATGAAGAATATAGAGACTTTAAAATGGTTGTTAAGTATTTGAGCGAGAAAAATATTAATGCGAGTTTTATTATACAACCGCTTAATCCTCATTATTTTGTTGGTCTAGAACGTTTAAATCCAATTATGGACTCGATAACTAGCCAATTAAAAGAAAATAAGATACCATATTACAACATGTTTGTGGATTCAAAAGAAAATTATGAACCAGGAGTATTGAGAGATGTTATGCATCTCGGCGATTATGGCTGGATGAAAGTTAATCAATATATAGATAGTTTATATTATGGAAGTTAA
- a CDS encoding phosphopantetheine-binding protein translates to MMKEFLIEKIEEVSFSVVEPDDALWESGILDSITIVELAVEIEEEYDIEVPFFEIIEDNFQTVNLIIQYINRKLEAKNG, encoded by the coding sequence ATGATGAAAGAATTTTTAATAGAAAAAATAGAAGAGGTCTCTTTTTCTGTAGTTGAACCAGATGACGCATTATGGGAATCAGGAATATTAGATTCAATAACAATTGTAGAGTTGGCAGTCGAAATTGAAGAAGAATATGATATAGAAGTTCCTTTCTTCGAAATTATTGAAGATAATTTTCAAACTGTTAATTTAATTATACAGTACATTAATAGAAAATTGGAAGCTAAAAATGGCTAA